A portion of the Streptomyces sp. YPW6 genome contains these proteins:
- a CDS encoding rhodanese-like domain-containing protein: MFLFPKGPRRVSVDEARTRTGGEPHGAVLLDVRETPEWKAGHAPDAVHAPLTALAAGGPLPAAAQGRPLVVICRSGHRSQQAAKLLAERGADVADVKGGMNAWAAAGHPVVDERGNSGSIA; the protein is encoded by the coding sequence ATGTTCCTCTTCCCAAAGGGCCCGAGGCGCGTGTCCGTGGACGAAGCGCGTACCCGCACCGGCGGTGAACCGCACGGAGCCGTCCTGCTGGACGTGCGGGAGACGCCCGAGTGGAAGGCGGGGCACGCCCCCGACGCGGTGCACGCCCCGCTGACGGCCCTGGCCGCGGGCGGGCCCCTGCCCGCCGCCGCGCAGGGGCGTCCCCTGGTGGTGATCTGCCGCAGCGGTCACCGTTCGCAGCAGGCCGCGAAGCTGCTGGCCGAACGGGGCGCGGACGTGGCGGACGTGAAGGGCGGCATGAACGCGTGGGCCGCCGCCGGACACCCGGTCGTCGACGAGCGCGGGAACAGCGGCTCGATAGCGTGA
- a CDS encoding cytochrome P450, whose product MMTIDPTEPAPEPMHRLRFEEPGPPCRTELPGGTPAWLVSRYADVRQVLCDPRFGRAGLYAPDAPALSGVPELVNDPDLMFNQDGPDHLRLRRTLRRAFTPRAVARWRPWIAAIVEELLDRLEERPRPADAVAEFALPLPVAVISRLMGLDASTGDRLRHWSEHAFSDGTQESEQVGGVLQEFGAFGAELLAERRRAPGQDLVSRVVAVADEEGGVTEAQLVSLVCGLVVGGHDSTMTMLGNALLCLLGEHCEIWPLLGVDEDAAGRVADRLVHLVPLGDDRGSTRYAAADVEVGGVTIPAGAIVLADCGMANRDPDVFPPDTLHDLLAPLEAPTLSFGAGPHYCLGAWLARTELQLALHRLATRFPDLRLADPVDATVWRTGTTSRSPRWLRVSW is encoded by the coding sequence TTGATGACCATCGACCCCACGGAACCGGCTCCGGAGCCGATGCACCGGCTGCGCTTCGAGGAACCTGGGCCGCCCTGTCGCACCGAACTCCCGGGCGGCACGCCCGCCTGGCTGGTCAGCCGGTACGCCGATGTCCGCCAGGTGCTCTGCGACCCGCGCTTCGGCCGGGCAGGGCTGTACGCCCCCGACGCCCCGGCCCTCTCCGGCGTACCGGAACTCGTGAACGACCCGGACCTGATGTTCAACCAGGACGGCCCCGACCATCTGCGGCTGCGCCGCACCCTGCGGCGGGCGTTCACCCCGAGGGCGGTCGCCCGCTGGCGGCCGTGGATCGCCGCGATCGTCGAGGAACTCCTCGACCGGCTGGAGGAGCGACCGCGACCGGCGGACGCGGTGGCGGAGTTCGCCCTCCCGCTGCCGGTGGCGGTGATCAGCCGGCTGATGGGCCTGGACGCGTCCACGGGGGACCGGCTGCGGCACTGGAGCGAACACGCCTTCTCCGACGGCACCCAGGAGAGCGAACAAGTCGGCGGTGTGCTGCAGGAGTTCGGCGCTTTCGGTGCGGAACTCCTCGCCGAGCGGCGCCGGGCTCCGGGGCAGGACCTGGTCAGCCGTGTCGTCGCGGTGGCCGACGAGGAAGGGGGCGTTACCGAGGCGCAGCTGGTCAGTCTCGTGTGCGGGCTGGTCGTCGGCGGCCACGACAGCACGATGACCATGCTCGGCAACGCGCTGCTCTGCCTCCTGGGCGAACACTGCGAGATCTGGCCCCTGCTCGGGGTGGACGAGGACGCCGCGGGCCGGGTCGCGGACCGGCTCGTCCACCTCGTGCCGCTGGGCGACGACCGGGGCAGCACCCGGTACGCCGCCGCGGACGTCGAGGTCGGCGGGGTGACGATCCCGGCCGGTGCGATCGTGCTGGCCGACTGCGGCATGGCCAACCGCGACCCGGACGTCTTCCCGCCCGACACGCTCCACGACCTCCTCGCCCCGCTGGAGGCCCCCACGCTGTCCTTCGGCGCCGGACCCCACTACTGCCTCGGCGCCTGGCTGGCCCGTACGGAGCTCCAGCTCGCCCTGCACCGCCTGGCGACCCGCTTCCCGGATCTGCGCCTCGCTGATCCGGTGGACGCGACCGTGTGGCGGACCGGCACGACCTCCCGCAGTCCGCGGTGGCTCCGGGTCAGCTGGTAG
- a CDS encoding sulfite exporter TauE/SafE family protein yields the protein MSTLVLALTAGAVVGLALGALGGGGSVLAVPALIYLLGFSPASATTASLIIVAATSATALHAHARDGNVAWRTGALFAAAGIVPAFLAGAVAGRLPAQVLTGAFSVVAALAAVRMLRPSGSEPPERIRPAKALGAGAGLGAVTGFLGVGGGFLAVPALVDVLGLRMKQAVGTSLLVISVNSLAALTARTGAGGDLRWEVIAPFAGAAILGAWDGRRLASKITGETLQRLFAVVLLAVAAVMLIDVFV from the coding sequence GTGAGCACCCTCGTACTCGCCCTGACCGCCGGGGCCGTCGTCGGTCTGGCCCTCGGCGCCCTGGGCGGCGGCGGCAGCGTCCTCGCGGTCCCCGCCCTGATCTACCTGCTCGGCTTCTCCCCGGCATCGGCGACGACGGCGAGCCTGATCATCGTGGCCGCGACCTCCGCCACCGCGCTGCACGCCCACGCCCGCGACGGCAACGTCGCCTGGCGCACGGGCGCGCTGTTCGCGGCGGCCGGCATCGTGCCGGCCTTCCTCGCGGGCGCCGTGGCGGGCCGGCTTCCGGCCCAGGTGCTCACCGGAGCCTTCTCCGTCGTCGCCGCCCTGGCCGCCGTGCGCATGCTCCGCCCCTCCGGCTCCGAGCCTCCGGAGCGGATACGCCCCGCCAAGGCGCTCGGCGCCGGGGCCGGGCTGGGAGCGGTGACCGGGTTCCTCGGCGTCGGCGGCGGATTCCTCGCCGTCCCGGCCCTGGTGGACGTGCTCGGCCTGCGGATGAAGCAGGCGGTGGGGACCAGCCTGCTGGTCATCTCCGTCAACTCGCTGGCGGCGCTCACCGCACGCACGGGGGCGGGCGGGGACCTGCGGTGGGAGGTGATCGCCCCCTTCGCCGGCGCGGCCATCCTGGGCGCCTGGGACGGCAGGCGTCTCGCGTCGAAGATCACCGGCGAGACCCTGCAACGCCTCTTCGCCGTCGTCCTGCTGGCCGTGGCGGCCGTGATGCTCATCGACGTGTTCGTCTGA
- a CDS encoding metal-sensitive transcriptional regulator, which translates to MELDLAGAELKAVLNRLRRAQGQISGVIRMIEEGRDCEEVVTQLAAASRALDRAGFAIIATGLQQCMTEMEGGSRTPEDQDEMRGRLEKLFLSLA; encoded by the coding sequence ATGGAGCTTGATCTGGCAGGTGCGGAGCTGAAGGCCGTCCTCAACCGGCTGCGCCGCGCGCAGGGACAGATCTCCGGGGTGATCCGGATGATCGAGGAGGGCCGGGACTGCGAGGAGGTCGTCACACAGCTGGCCGCCGCGTCACGGGCACTGGACCGGGCCGGGTTCGCGATCATCGCCACCGGTCTCCAGCAGTGCATGACCGAGATGGAGGGCGGCAGCCGCACCCCCGAGGACCAGGACGAGATGCGGGGCCGGCTGGAGAAGCTGTTCCTGTCCCTGGCCTGA
- a CDS encoding MerR family transcriptional regulator translates to MDDRQMQIGEVAARTELSLRTIRHYEETGLVIPSARSQGGFRLYTETDVARLMVIRRMKPLGFTLEQMRDLLDATDRLDGDEALDGDEREALLERVRGYRQAAAEQVEKLRVQLARAEDFADTLGARLEQNAPPVHAHDLGAASRSLP, encoded by the coding sequence GTGGACGACAGGCAGATGCAGATCGGCGAGGTCGCCGCGCGGACGGAGCTGTCGCTGCGCACGATCCGGCACTACGAGGAGACCGGCCTGGTCATCCCCTCCGCCCGGTCCCAGGGCGGGTTCCGCCTCTACACCGAGACGGACGTCGCCCGGCTCATGGTGATCCGCCGGATGAAGCCGCTCGGCTTCACCCTGGAGCAGATGCGCGACCTCCTGGACGCCACCGATCGCCTCGACGGCGACGAGGCGCTCGACGGCGACGAGCGCGAGGCGCTCCTGGAACGGGTGCGCGGCTACCGGCAGGCCGCGGCCGAGCAGGTGGAGAAGCTGCGCGTCCAGCTGGCCCGCGCCGAGGACTTCGCCGACACCCTGGGCGCCCGACTGGAGCAGAACGCTCCCCCCGTCCACGCCCACGATCTCGGCGCCGCCTCCCGCTCGCTGCCGTAA
- a CDS encoding DUF302 domain-containing protein yields the protein MSYDRTVTVQAPFDQVQQDVRRALADQGFGVLTEIDVQATLKAKLGHVMEPYLILGACNPPLAHRALEADRSIGLLLPCNVVVRSEGDHVVVQAVDPGTMVTLTGLDAMEPVAEEATRLLDAALASLTATGG from the coding sequence GTGTCCTACGACCGCACCGTGACCGTGCAGGCGCCGTTCGACCAGGTGCAGCAGGACGTCCGTCGCGCCCTGGCCGACCAGGGGTTCGGCGTCCTGACCGAGATCGACGTACAGGCGACGCTCAAGGCCAAGCTCGGCCACGTCATGGAGCCCTACCTGATCCTCGGGGCCTGCAACCCGCCCCTCGCTCACCGGGCCCTGGAGGCCGACCGCTCGATCGGGCTGCTGCTGCCCTGCAACGTCGTCGTCCGGTCCGAAGGCGACCATGTGGTCGTCCAGGCCGTCGACCCCGGCACGATGGTCACCCTCACCGGCCTCGACGCCATGGAACCCGTCGCGGAGGAGGCCACACGGCTTCTCGACGCGGCTCTCGCGTCGCTCACGGCCACCGGCGGGTGA
- a CDS encoding NAD(P)/FAD-dependent oxidoreductase — MTGRGNTPRKTMIIIGAGLGGLSTGCYAQMNGYRTRILEMHEIPGGCCTAWERGGFTLDACVSWLLGSGPGNEMHRIWLELGALQGKEIRHFDVFNIVRGTDGRAVHFYSDPDRLEAHLIAISPADARLVRKFCGQLRSFRKALAVYPFLKPVGLMGRRERWRMLASFLPYVNAVRTTITVLMTDFSARFQDPLLREAFNFILYEKHPAFPVLPFHFQLASHANLSAGVPEGGSLGLAESIEARYRRLGGEVAYNTKVESVIVEDDRAAGVRLSDGGELRADIVVSACDGHTTMMKFLKGAYLGEDYRKLYTETIHEPGMVFPGYFTLFLGLSRPFPEGDPCTTHLIDEALAAELTGIRHPSINVQFRSRHYPELSPDGTTVVYATYFCDIAPWRALDEGPEQVTRTRGGQELHTLPVRHGRGYYAAKRRAREALVGFLEQRHPGLRDAIVVRDVSSPLTQVRYTGNYDGTVLGWQPFVESGEKLEELIKKHGPGLPGLRDFYQSGVWATTGGLIRAAAAGRHVMQFVCRDDGRPFTASVDRTAPPPTHRVIPVPVRPAAPTERKP; from the coding sequence ATGACGGGCCGCGGGAACACTCCCCGGAAGACGATGATCATCATCGGGGCCGGGCTCGGAGGTCTCTCCACCGGCTGCTACGCCCAGATGAACGGCTACCGCACCCGCATCCTGGAGATGCACGAGATCCCCGGCGGCTGCTGCACCGCCTGGGAGCGCGGCGGCTTCACCCTGGATGCCTGCGTCAGCTGGCTCCTCGGCAGCGGCCCCGGCAACGAGATGCACCGGATCTGGCTGGAGCTCGGCGCCCTCCAGGGCAAGGAGATCCGCCACTTCGACGTCTTCAACATCGTGCGCGGCACCGACGGCCGGGCCGTCCACTTCTACTCCGACCCCGACCGCCTCGAAGCCCACCTCATCGCCATCTCGCCGGCCGACGCCCGCCTCGTACGGAAGTTCTGCGGTCAACTGCGCAGCTTCCGGAAGGCGCTGGCGGTCTACCCCTTCCTCAAGCCCGTCGGTCTGATGGGGCGCCGGGAGCGTTGGCGGATGCTCGCCTCGTTCCTGCCGTACGTCAACGCCGTACGCACCACGATCACCGTCCTGATGACCGACTTCTCGGCCCGCTTCCAGGACCCTCTCCTGCGGGAGGCCTTCAACTTCATCCTGTACGAGAAGCACCCCGCCTTCCCTGTCCTCCCCTTCCACTTCCAGCTCGCCTCGCACGCCAACCTCTCCGCCGGCGTCCCCGAGGGCGGCTCGCTCGGTCTCGCCGAGTCGATCGAGGCCCGCTACCGGCGGCTCGGCGGCGAGGTCGCGTACAACACGAAGGTCGAGTCCGTGATCGTCGAGGACGACCGGGCGGCCGGCGTCCGCCTCAGCGACGGCGGCGAACTCCGCGCCGACATCGTCGTCTCGGCCTGCGACGGCCACACCACGATGATGAAGTTCCTCAAGGGCGCCTACCTGGGTGAGGACTACCGCAAGCTCTACACCGAGACCATCCACGAGCCCGGCATGGTCTTCCCCGGCTACTTCACCCTCTTCCTCGGCCTCTCCCGCCCCTTCCCGGAGGGCGACCCCTGCACGACGCACCTCATCGACGAGGCGCTGGCGGCCGAGCTGACCGGAATCCGGCACCCGAGCATCAACGTCCAGTTCCGCAGCCGCCACTACCCCGAGCTGTCCCCGGACGGCACCACCGTCGTCTACGCCACCTACTTCTGCGACATCGCCCCCTGGCGCGCCCTGGACGAGGGCCCCGAGCAGGTCACCCGCACCCGCGGCGGCCAGGAGCTGCACACTCTGCCCGTCCGCCACGGGCGCGGCTACTACGCGGCGAAACGCCGGGCCCGCGAGGCGCTCGTCGGCTTCCTGGAGCAGCGCCACCCCGGCCTGCGGGACGCGATCGTCGTCCGGGACGTCTCCAGCCCCCTCACGCAGGTCCGCTACACCGGCAACTACGACGGGACCGTGCTCGGCTGGCAGCCCTTCGTGGAGAGCGGGGAGAAGCTCGAAGAGCTGATCAAGAAGCACGGGCCCGGCCTCCCCGGGCTGCGCGACTTCTACCAGTCCGGCGTCTGGGCCACCACCGGCGGCCTCATCCGCGCCGCCGCCGCCGGACGTCACGTCATGCAGTTCGTCTGCCGCGACGACGGCAGACCCTTCACCGCGTCGGTCGACCGCACCGCACCGCCGCCGACCCACCGGGTGATCCCCGTACCCGTCCGGCCCGCCGCACCGACGGAGAGGAAGCCATGA
- a CDS encoding SulP family inorganic anion transporter: MSSAAVTPAARLRGLKPDWLNNPKVWRTEVLAGLVVALALIPEAISFSIIAGVDPAVGLFASFTMAVVISIVGGRRAMISAATGAIALVVAPLNREHGFGYLVAAVILAGVMQVALGALGVAKLMRFVPRSVMVGFVNALAILIFMAQVPEMHDVPWAVYPLIAGGLVLMVFFPRITKVIPAPLVSIVVLTVITVAASIAVPTVGDKGALPSALPVPGLPDVPFTLDTLTTIAPYAFAMALVGLMESLMTAKLVDDITDTHSSKTRESVGQGIANIVTGFFGGMGGCAMIGQTMINVKVSGARTRVSTFLAGVFLMVLCIVFGPVVSDIPMAALVAVMVMVSFATFDWHSIAPQTLKRMPAGEIAVMVITVIMVVATDNLAIGVVVGSVTAMVIFAKRVAHIARVHSVLDPDGTTVVYRVTGELFFASSNDLVGQFDYAADPDRIVIDLSEAHVWDASSVAALDAIETKYAQRGKSVEITGLNDLSADLHGRLTGELTGSH, translated from the coding sequence TTGTCTTCTGCTGCTGTGACTCCCGCCGCGCGACTGCGCGGTCTCAAGCCCGACTGGCTGAACAACCCCAAGGTCTGGCGTACCGAGGTCCTGGCCGGACTGGTCGTGGCCCTGGCCCTGATCCCCGAGGCGATCTCGTTCTCGATCATCGCCGGTGTCGACCCCGCGGTCGGTCTGTTCGCCTCGTTCACCATGGCCGTGGTCATCTCGATCGTCGGCGGCCGCCGCGCGATGATCTCCGCCGCCACCGGCGCGATCGCCCTGGTCGTCGCCCCGCTGAACCGCGAGCACGGCTTCGGCTACCTGGTCGCCGCCGTCATCCTCGCCGGTGTCATGCAGGTGGCTCTGGGCGCGCTCGGGGTGGCCAAGCTGATGCGGTTCGTCCCGCGCTCGGTGATGGTGGGCTTCGTCAACGCCCTCGCGATCCTGATCTTCATGGCCCAGGTTCCCGAGATGCACGACGTGCCGTGGGCGGTGTACCCGCTGATCGCCGGCGGGCTGGTGCTGATGGTGTTCTTCCCGAGGATCACCAAGGTGATCCCGGCCCCCCTCGTCTCGATCGTCGTCCTGACCGTCATCACGGTCGCGGCCTCGATCGCGGTGCCGACGGTGGGAGACAAGGGCGCTCTGCCGTCCGCCCTGCCGGTGCCGGGCCTGCCGGACGTCCCGTTCACGCTGGACACCCTGACGACGATCGCCCCGTACGCCTTCGCGATGGCGCTGGTCGGGCTGATGGAGTCGCTGATGACCGCCAAGCTCGTCGACGACATCACCGACACCCACTCCTCCAAGACCCGCGAGTCCGTCGGCCAGGGCATCGCCAACATCGTCACCGGCTTCTTCGGCGGTATGGGCGGCTGCGCCATGATCGGCCAGACGATGATCAACGTGAAGGTGTCGGGCGCCCGCACCCGCGTCTCGACCTTCCTGGCGGGCGTGTTCCTGATGGTCCTGTGCATCGTTTTCGGGCCGGTCGTCTCCGACATCCCGATGGCTGCCCTGGTCGCCGTCATGGTGATGGTGTCGTTCGCCACGTTCGACTGGCACTCCATCGCCCCGCAGACGCTGAAGCGGATGCCGGCCGGCGAGATCGCCGTCATGGTCATCACCGTGATCATGGTGGTCGCGACCGACAACCTCGCCATCGGCGTCGTCGTCGGCTCCGTCACCGCGATGGTCATCTTCGCGAAGCGGGTCGCCCACATCGCCCGTGTGCACAGCGTCCTCGACCCCGACGGCACCACCGTCGTCTACCGGGTCACCGGCGAGCTGTTCTTCGCCTCCTCCAACGACCTCGTCGGCCAGTTCGACTACGCGGCGGACCCGGACAGGATCGTCATCGACCTCTCCGAGGCCCATGTCTGGGACGCCTCCTCCGTGGCGGCCCTCGACGCGATCGAGACCAAGTACGCCCAGCGCGGCAAGAGCGTGGAGATCACCGGTCTGAACGACCTGAGCGCCGACCTCCACGGAAGGCTCACCGGAGAACTCACCGGCAGCCACTGA
- a CDS encoding rhodanese-like domain-containing protein → MFFVDVIDLEGLGNRSYLAGGASSAVAVDPPRDIDQVLAAAARRGVRISHVVETHIHNDYVTGGLELARITGAVYLVPAGAQVSFARTPVSDGDEIDIDPGAGLSLAAVATPGHTPHHTAYVLREADRPVAAFTGGSLLIGTVGRPDLVEPRLTEQLARAQYASARRLADALPDDTQVLPTHGFGSFCSSAQADGETTTIGKEKAGNTALTVDVETFVADLLAGLEDVPAYYAHMGPANAGGPDPVDMTPPAVADPHEIAARLAAGEWVVDLRSRIAFAEGHVAGSFNFEADGKLATYLAWMIPWGKPVTLLAETAEQLAAAQRELVRVGIDRPAAAATGSPAAWLREGESPASFPRATFADLADQDHDGIVVLDVRRDSERADGWIAGSVHIPIHQVHRRLGDVPDGTVWVHCAGGMRAGIAASLLDAAGRRVVAVDDGFDAAGRAGLRVVTG, encoded by the coding sequence GTGTTCTTCGTTGACGTGATCGACCTGGAGGGTCTGGGCAATCGCAGCTACCTCGCCGGCGGCGCCTCGTCGGCGGTGGCGGTGGACCCGCCCCGTGACATCGACCAGGTGCTGGCGGCCGCCGCGCGGCGGGGGGTGCGGATCTCGCACGTGGTGGAGACCCACATCCACAACGACTACGTCACCGGCGGTCTTGAGCTGGCCCGGATCACGGGCGCCGTCTACCTGGTCCCCGCCGGTGCGCAGGTCTCCTTCGCCAGGACTCCGGTCTCCGACGGGGACGAGATCGACATCGACCCGGGCGCCGGTCTGAGCCTGGCGGCCGTCGCCACGCCCGGGCATACCCCGCACCACACCGCGTACGTGCTGCGGGAGGCGGACCGCCCCGTCGCCGCCTTCACGGGCGGCTCCCTGCTGATCGGTACGGTCGGCCGCCCCGACCTGGTCGAGCCGAGGCTGACCGAACAGCTGGCCCGGGCCCAGTACGCCTCCGCGCGCCGGCTCGCCGACGCCCTGCCCGACGACACACAGGTGCTGCCCACCCACGGGTTCGGCAGCTTCTGCTCCTCGGCGCAGGCGGACGGGGAGACCACGACCATCGGCAAGGAGAAGGCCGGGAACACGGCCCTGACCGTGGACGTGGAGACCTTCGTCGCCGACCTGCTCGCGGGGCTGGAGGACGTGCCCGCCTACTACGCGCACATGGGGCCGGCCAACGCCGGCGGACCCGACCCGGTCGACATGACCCCGCCCGCCGTCGCCGACCCGCACGAGATCGCCGCGCGCCTGGCGGCGGGGGAGTGGGTGGTGGATCTGCGCAGCCGGATCGCCTTTGCCGAAGGCCATGTGGCGGGCTCGTTCAACTTCGAGGCGGACGGCAAGCTGGCCACCTATCTGGCCTGGATGATTCCGTGGGGGAAGCCCGTGACCCTGCTCGCCGAGACGGCGGAGCAGCTGGCGGCGGCACAGCGTGAGCTGGTGCGGGTCGGCATCGACCGGCCGGCCGCCGCGGCGACCGGCTCTCCCGCCGCGTGGCTGCGCGAGGGCGAGAGCCCGGCCTCGTTCCCGCGGGCGACGTTCGCGGACCTCGCGGACCAGGACCACGACGGCATCGTGGTGCTGGACGTACGCCGCGACTCCGAGCGCGCCGACGGCTGGATCGCCGGCTCGGTCCACATCCCGATCCACCAGGTGCACCGGCGCCTCGGCGACGTGCCGGACGGCACGGTCTGGGTGCACTGCGCCGGCGGCATGCGCGCCGGCATCGCCGCCTCGCTGCTGGATGCCGCCGGCCGCCGGGTGGTCGCCGTGGACGACGGCTTCGACGCCGCCGGCCGGGCCGGGCTGCGTGTCGTCACCGGCTGA
- a CDS encoding NADP-dependent oxidoreductase, translating into MKIAKWVVRAHMEGVPDVDRVYEKVVEHVDVTLAPDEMLLRTLFVSVDPYLQGIALDTPIGRHMGADSIMEVVEAGPRAAHRVGDLVQGFGGWRTHLVSTGAEELWQTGTFPMVFPAYRRLDPRWYDDALPLSTALSVMGGPGMTAWGTLSKYMTVSPGETLVVSGASGAVGALVGQLAALAGARVIGTTSSPEKADYLTGLGFDAVIVYRHGDGADTVREALARAAPDGVDRYFDNLGGTVTDAVFPMLNVGSQVAVCWQWATQVGNDGTGPRLLPYLMFPRATVRGIFSLEWFTERNWQDLHTELGGRVRRGEVVCDHTLHQGFDAIPAAYGSLYGDRAANRGKVLVEL; encoded by the coding sequence ATGAAGATCGCGAAGTGGGTGGTCCGCGCGCACATGGAGGGCGTCCCCGACGTGGACCGCGTCTACGAGAAGGTCGTGGAGCACGTCGACGTCACGCTGGCCCCGGACGAGATGCTGCTGCGCACCCTGTTCGTCTCCGTCGACCCCTACCTCCAGGGCATCGCCCTGGACACCCCCATCGGCCGGCACATGGGAGCCGACTCGATCATGGAGGTGGTGGAGGCCGGACCGCGCGCCGCCCACCGCGTCGGCGACCTCGTCCAGGGCTTCGGCGGCTGGCGCACGCACCTCGTCTCGACCGGCGCTGAGGAGCTGTGGCAGACCGGCACGTTCCCCATGGTCTTCCCGGCGTACCGCAGGCTGGACCCCCGGTGGTACGACGACGCCCTGCCGCTGTCGACCGCGCTCAGCGTGATGGGCGGCCCCGGCATGACCGCGTGGGGCACGCTCTCCAAGTACATGACGGTCAGCCCCGGCGAGACGCTCGTGGTCAGCGGAGCCTCCGGTGCGGTGGGCGCCCTCGTCGGCCAGCTCGCGGCGCTGGCCGGAGCCCGGGTCATCGGTACCACCTCGTCCCCGGAGAAGGCGGACTACCTCACCGGACTCGGCTTCGACGCGGTGATCGTCTACCGTCACGGGGACGGCGCGGACACCGTGCGCGAGGCACTCGCGCGGGCGGCTCCCGACGGCGTCGACCGGTACTTCGACAACCTCGGCGGCACGGTCACCGACGCGGTGTTCCCCATGCTGAACGTCGGCAGCCAGGTCGCGGTGTGCTGGCAGTGGGCGACCCAGGTCGGCAACGACGGCACCGGACCCCGCCTCCTGCCCTATCTGATGTTCCCGCGCGCCACGGTCCGCGGCATCTTCTCGCTGGAGTGGTTCACCGAGCGCAACTGGCAGGACCTCCACACCGAGCTGGGCGGCCGGGTCCGGCGCGGCGAGGTGGTCTGCGACCACACCCTGCACCAGGGCTTCGACGCCATCCCCGCCGCCTACGGCAGCCTCTACGGCGACCGGGCGGCCAACCGCGGCAAGGTGCTCGTCGAACTCTGA
- a CDS encoding rhodanese-like domain-containing protein translates to MTTPTTLGAGEARTRLHDLTVIDVRTPGEFAGGHVPGALNIPLDQVQRALPDIRRAAEHGDVLVVCASGARSEKACRMLADHGVATATLSGGTGAWAADGHDLHRPEGSARAVWGMERQVRFTAGTVVLLGLLLGVLVHPAFQILSAGIAAGLVFSALTNTCGMAAMLARLPHNRPRVADLDATLAELRNR, encoded by the coding sequence ATGACCACGCCCACCACCCTCGGCGCCGGTGAGGCCCGTACCCGGCTGCACGACCTGACCGTGATCGACGTCCGCACCCCGGGCGAGTTCGCCGGCGGTCACGTGCCCGGCGCCCTGAACATCCCGCTGGACCAGGTCCAGCGCGCGCTGCCCGACATCCGCCGGGCCGCCGAGCACGGTGACGTCCTGGTCGTCTGCGCCTCCGGAGCCCGCTCCGAGAAGGCCTGCCGCATGCTCGCCGACCACGGCGTCGCGACCGCCACCCTCTCCGGAGGCACGGGCGCCTGGGCCGCCGACGGCCACGACCTGCACCGTCCCGAGGGCTCGGCCCGTGCCGTCTGGGGCATGGAGCGCCAGGTCCGCTTCACGGCCGGCACGGTCGTCCTGCTCGGCCTCCTCCTCGGGGTCCTGGTGCACCCGGCCTTCCAGATCCTCTCGGCGGGCATCGCCGCGGGCCTGGTCTTCTCCGCCCTGACCAACACCTGCGGCATGGCCGCCATGCTCGCCCGGCTGCCGCACAACCGCCCCCGCGTCGCCGACCTCGACGCCACGCTGGCCGAGCTCCGCAACCGCTGA